In Sardina pilchardus chromosome 8, fSarPil1.1, whole genome shotgun sequence, a genomic segment contains:
- the sec14l8 gene encoding SEC14-like lipid binding 8 isoform X2, protein MKVDTITTEWRPPEVIENHLSGGMCGHDREGSPIWYDVIGPVDAKGLLLSASKQDFIKSKVRDCEMLQKECDLQSEKLGKNIESITMIYDLEGLGMRHLWKPAIDTYTEVLTTFEDNYPEGLKRLFVIKAPKIFPVAYNLVKHFLSEDTQRKIIVLGANWKEVLQRHIAPEELPAVYGGKLTDPDGDPRCRTRIKYGGQVPRSYYVRDSVNIQYENVISISRGSSHHLEYEILIPGSVLRWQFASDGADIGFGVFMKAKLGEWQRASQMKEMVASDRYNAHLVPEEGSLTCADPGVYVLRFDNTYSFLRSKTVSFTVEILMSDSQSLSEKGGTTEASSQ, encoded by the exons ATGAAAGTCGATACAATAACAACAGAGTGGAGGCCACCTGAG GTGATTGAGAACCACCTCTCTGGAGGTATGTGTGGCCATGACCGGGAGGGCAGCCCTATCTGGTACGATGTCATCGGGCCCGTGGACGCTAAGGGTCTCCTGCTGTCTGCCTCCAAGCAGGACTTCATCAAGTCCAAAGTCAGAGACTGCGAGATGCTGCAGAAGGAATGTGACCTGCAGAGTGAGAAG CTGGGTAAAAACATTGAGTCGATTACTATGATTTATGACCTGGAAGGATTGGGAATGAGACATCTTTGGAAGCCGGcgatagacacatacacagag GTACTTACCACGTTTGAGGACAACTACCCCGAAGGCCTCAAGAGGTTATTTGTCATTAAAG CTCCCAAGATATTTCCTGTGGCGTACAATCTGGTCAAGCACTTCCTCAGCGAAGACACACAGCGCAAGATCATCGTCCTTGGCG CCAACTGGAAGGAGGTGCTGCAGCGACACATCGCCCCCGAGGAGCTTCCTGCCGTCTACGGGGGAAAGCTGACCGACCCGGACGGAGACCCACGCTGCAGGACCAGG ATCAAATATGGTGGGCAGGTGCCAAGGTCATACTACGTGCGCGACTCCGTGAATATCCAGTATGAGAACGTCATCTCCATCAGCAGAGGCTCCTCACACCACCTGGAGTACGAAATTCTGATCCCAGGGTCTGTACTGAG GTGGCAGTTTGCCAGTGATGGGGCAGACATTGGTTTTGGGGTGTTCATGAAGGCCAAGCTGGGTGAATGGCAGCGTGCCAGTCAGATGAAGGAGATGGTGGCCAGTGACCGGTACAATGCCCACCTGGTGCCAGAGGAGGGCTCCCTTACGTGTGCCGACCCAGGAGTGT ATGTCCTACGATTTGACAACACCTACAGTTTCCTTCGTTCAAAGACTGTCAGCTTCACAGTGGAGATACTGATGTCGGACAGTCAATCGCTTAGCGAGAAAGGCGGGACTACAGAAGCCTCCAGCCAATGA